From one Luteipulveratus mongoliensis genomic stretch:
- a CDS encoding alpha-N-acetylglucosaminidase TIM-barrel domain-containing protein translates to MSSRLGWLLTVFALLGAMLLPMSGARAAASPAGGTSAAERAASAVLQRTIGKPAAAQVVFLVRPDDRPEAFTIGGRHGRVTVSANSSSAALMGAGWYLKYVVHADVNLGNLHPRVPHVMPAPGAPIRQQANARNRFALNDTHDGYTDPNMSWAGWQQRIDLLALHGINQVFISTGMESVYAQLFQKYGYSAAEMRAWIPQPAHQPWWLLQNMSSDQKPLSQAQIDGRAKVGRQITDRLHQLGMTPVLPGYFGTVPIDFQDRNPSSKVVPQGDWVGYQRPGWLDPTNLVFAKVAADFYRISTEVYGASTGYKMDPLHEGGKPGDVNVTAAATAIETALRQAHPTATWVLLGWQSNPSAALQAGIKDKSRMLIVDGLSDRYSTWDRDTAWPGAPYAFGSIYNFGGHTTMGANMQVWLDRYYTQLARPGSQMDGIAVMPEGFDSNPVAFELLAELAWQPTKFDLTTWLKSYALGRYGTSAAASAWVTLSKTAYSTPADDWSESQDSIFNAQPSLTANTAASWSPGRMRYDGAAFERSLPQLLAAAPSATQPKAYEYDLTDLTRQALDNRGRVLLPQIKKAYDQRDSKTFNALTTRWMSTLGLLDQVTGTSPDFLLGTHVKAAEDAGSTPAESATLRQDFLSIITVWGNRAGFDAGLGDYANRELQGLISTYYAPRWRTYFSSLQTSLSTGKPPAAIDWYAIGDAWTKAPHRFPTTPTGDIRKVAATALSSLRSDPYTTTAALSASSPTVAPGASVTVTATFNNANGLRAQRVGEATLRLPTGLSAKATSPTSVGELEPGTSATVTWSVSISDPDALTGVRAPVTLSAAAGSQPLSATVDLLAGSSPQAPWATAKSTDATMVQAGDALGISASGADMWGSTLQYGSAYQRGVVHDGSAVAVRVDSQQSAAARPWARSGIVIAGDLSTAQSPGLVDLAVTPANGCVLSWGSGATGTLNTFRQVTGVSAPVWLRLTRKGATYVGECSTDGQTWQTVGTATPGGVGADADAGVFSSAANSGATDRVTATFSGWSVVG, encoded by the coding sequence ATGTCATCGCGCCTCGGCTGGCTCCTCACGGTGTTCGCACTTCTGGGTGCGATGCTCCTGCCTATGTCCGGGGCTCGTGCCGCAGCGTCACCGGCCGGCGGCACCAGCGCCGCCGAGCGGGCCGCGAGCGCCGTGCTGCAGCGCACCATCGGCAAGCCCGCAGCGGCCCAGGTCGTCTTCCTGGTGCGTCCGGACGATCGGCCCGAAGCGTTCACCATCGGCGGCCGGCACGGTCGGGTCACCGTCTCGGCCAACTCCTCCAGCGCCGCACTCATGGGAGCCGGCTGGTACCTCAAATACGTCGTCCACGCCGACGTCAACCTGGGCAACCTGCACCCCCGCGTCCCCCATGTCATGCCGGCGCCGGGCGCACCGATCCGACAGCAGGCGAACGCCCGCAACCGGTTCGCGCTGAACGACACCCACGACGGCTACACCGACCCCAACATGAGCTGGGCCGGCTGGCAGCAGCGCATCGACCTGCTGGCCCTGCACGGCATCAATCAGGTGTTCATCTCGACCGGCATGGAGTCGGTCTACGCGCAGCTGTTCCAGAAGTACGGCTACAGCGCGGCCGAGATGCGGGCCTGGATCCCGCAGCCGGCGCATCAGCCGTGGTGGCTGCTGCAGAACATGTCCTCCGACCAGAAGCCACTCAGCCAGGCGCAGATCGACGGTCGCGCCAAGGTCGGTCGACAGATCACCGATCGGCTGCACCAGCTGGGCATGACTCCCGTGCTGCCCGGCTATTTCGGGACGGTCCCGATCGACTTCCAGGACCGCAACCCGTCGTCCAAGGTCGTGCCGCAGGGCGACTGGGTGGGCTATCAGCGCCCCGGCTGGCTGGACCCGACCAACCTGGTGTTCGCCAAGGTCGCCGCAGACTTCTACCGCATCTCTACAGAGGTGTACGGCGCCTCGACCGGCTACAAGATGGACCCGCTCCACGAGGGCGGCAAGCCCGGCGACGTCAACGTCACCGCAGCAGCCACCGCGATCGAAACGGCGCTGCGGCAGGCTCATCCGACCGCGACGTGGGTGCTGCTCGGCTGGCAGTCCAACCCGAGCGCAGCGCTGCAGGCCGGCATCAAGGACAAGTCGCGGATGCTGATCGTCGACGGGCTCTCCGACCGCTACTCCACGTGGGACCGTGACACCGCCTGGCCGGGCGCGCCGTACGCCTTCGGGTCGATCTACAACTTCGGCGGTCACACCACGATGGGCGCCAACATGCAGGTGTGGCTGGACCGCTACTACACCCAGCTCGCTCGACCGGGATCGCAGATGGATGGCATTGCCGTCATGCCGGAGGGCTTCGACAGCAACCCGGTCGCGTTCGAGCTGTTGGCCGAGCTGGCTTGGCAGCCAACGAAGTTCGACCTCACCACGTGGCTCAAGTCGTACGCCCTCGGCAGGTACGGCACGAGCGCGGCAGCGTCGGCGTGGGTCACCTTGAGCAAGACTGCCTACTCCACTCCGGCCGACGACTGGAGTGAGTCTCAGGACAGCATCTTCAACGCGCAGCCCAGCCTGACCGCCAACACCGCCGCGTCGTGGTCGCCCGGCCGAATGCGTTATGACGGAGCCGCTTTCGAGCGATCGTTGCCCCAGCTGCTGGCCGCCGCGCCGTCGGCGACCCAGCCCAAGGCGTACGAGTACGACCTCACGGATCTCACCCGACAGGCCCTGGACAACCGTGGCCGGGTCCTGCTGCCGCAGATCAAGAAGGCGTACGACCAGCGCGACTCCAAGACGTTCAACGCACTGACAACTCGCTGGATGAGCACACTCGGTCTGCTCGACCAGGTGACCGGCACCAGCCCCGACTTCCTCCTCGGCACGCATGTGAAGGCGGCGGAGGACGCCGGCTCGACGCCCGCTGAGTCCGCCACATTGCGGCAGGACTTCCTCAGCATCATCACTGTCTGGGGCAACCGTGCGGGCTTCGACGCCGGACTGGGCGACTACGCGAACCGTGAGCTGCAGGGCCTGATCAGCACCTACTACGCGCCACGGTGGCGCACGTACTTCAGCTCCCTGCAGACCTCGCTGAGCACCGGCAAGCCGCCGGCTGCCATCGACTGGTACGCCATCGGCGACGCGTGGACCAAGGCGCCGCATCGCTTCCCGACCACACCGACCGGCGACATCCGCAAGGTCGCCGCCACCGCCCTGTCGTCGCTGAGGTCAGACCCCTACACGACCACAGCGGCACTCAGCGCGAGCTCACCGACCGTGGCGCCCGGCGCTTCGGTCACCGTGACCGCAACCTTCAACAACGCCAACGGTTTACGGGCGCAGCGCGTCGGGGAGGCCACCCTTCGACTTCCGACCGGCCTCAGCGCGAAGGCCACGAGTCCGACGTCTGTCGGCGAGCTTGAGCCAGGCACGAGCGCCACCGTGACGTGGTCGGTCTCGATCTCCGACCCGGACGCCCTCACCGGCGTTCGAGCGCCTGTCACGTTGTCCGCGGCGGCCGGCAGCCAACCGCTGAGTGCCACCGTCGACCTGCTCGCAGGTAGCTCGCCCCAAGCGCCGTGGGCCACCGCCAAGAGCACCGACGCAACCATGGTCCAAGCCGGAGATGCCTTGGGTATCAGCGCATCTGGCGCCGACATGTGGGGCAGCACGCTGCAGTACGGATCGGCGTATCAGCGTGGCGTCGTGCACGACGGATCGGCCGTCGCTGTGCGAGTCGACTCGCAACAGTCTGCCGCTGCGCGACCGTGGGCACGCAGCGGCATCGTCATCGCCGGCGACCTGTCCACAGCACAGTCGCCGGGCCTGGTGGATCTCGCCGTGACTCCCGCCAACGGATGTGTCCTGTCCTGGGGCAGTGGTGCGACCGGCACCCTGAACACCTTCCGGCAGGTGACCGGCGTGTCAGCGCCCGTCTGGCTCCGCCTCACTCGGAAGGGCGCGACCTACGTCGGTGAGTGCAGTACGGATGGGCAGACCTGGCAGACGGTCGGCACCGCGACTCCGGGTGGAGTCGGCGCGGACGCCGACGCAGGCGTCTTCTCCTCGGCCGCGAACTCCGGTGCCACCGACCGCGTGACGGCGACCTTCAGCGGCTGGAGTGTCGTCGGTTGA
- a CDS encoding ROK family transcriptional regulator, translating to MSHDGQPRSGTPVLRRINTAAVLEVARGAAPRALRIAELAKLTGLTRPTVANAVEALRDTGWVVQREPDLGAPAMGRPALRYALNPRAAFVLGIDIGPHAVAACVADVTGQRCALERRTVPTAKPLDATVLLQVIDEATSAAVEAAGVRPGDISGIVAASPGIVDSPRGTVRIAPSVPGWPDLPFLSWLSSKYPCPAVVENDANAAAIEIAAGREAVGETILALQWGTRLGAGLIIEGRLHRGRSFAAGEIGFIAPSDSPSDTPLDSTASGPLEQSIGADGIVQRAEDAARRSPNSHLAAALRAADPDRRAVAVFDAAGRDPVAAAVVQEVAQQLARAIAPVVLALDPDVVVIGGGVARAGSPLTDAVSSELSQRVLSAPAVEVSSLVEDAVVAGAVRLALQEVWRRRMAL from the coding sequence GTGAGTCACGACGGCCAGCCCCGCAGCGGTACGCCGGTGCTGCGTCGCATCAACACGGCTGCGGTTCTCGAGGTCGCACGGGGTGCGGCGCCTCGGGCCCTGCGCATCGCCGAGCTCGCCAAGCTGACCGGCCTGACCCGTCCGACGGTGGCCAACGCGGTGGAGGCTCTGCGCGACACCGGGTGGGTCGTCCAGCGGGAGCCTGACCTCGGCGCGCCGGCCATGGGCCGTCCGGCTCTGCGCTACGCCCTCAACCCGCGGGCCGCCTTCGTCCTCGGGATCGACATCGGCCCGCACGCCGTCGCCGCGTGCGTCGCTGATGTCACCGGACAGCGGTGCGCGCTCGAACGCCGCACGGTCCCGACCGCCAAGCCGCTCGACGCCACGGTGCTGCTGCAGGTGATCGACGAGGCGACGTCCGCGGCGGTCGAAGCCGCAGGCGTACGCCCGGGAGACATCTCCGGCATCGTCGCCGCCAGCCCGGGGATCGTGGACTCACCTCGGGGCACGGTGCGTATCGCGCCGAGCGTGCCGGGTTGGCCGGATCTGCCGTTCTTGTCGTGGCTCAGCTCCAAGTACCCGTGCCCGGCGGTCGTCGAGAACGATGCGAACGCCGCTGCCATCGAGATCGCGGCCGGTCGTGAGGCTGTCGGCGAGACGATCCTGGCGCTGCAGTGGGGGACCAGGTTGGGCGCGGGCCTGATCATCGAGGGCAGGTTGCATCGCGGTCGGTCCTTCGCGGCCGGCGAGATCGGCTTCATCGCACCATCGGACAGCCCATCGGACACCCCGTTGGACAGCACGGCCTCCGGACCGCTCGAGCAGTCCATCGGTGCCGACGGCATCGTCCAGCGTGCCGAGGACGCGGCGCGTCGGTCACCGAACTCCCACCTGGCGGCCGCGCTGCGCGCCGCAGATCCGGACCGTCGGGCGGTGGCGGTGTTCGACGCCGCCGGCCGGGACCCGGTCGCGGCAGCCGTCGTTCAGGAGGTGGCCCAACAGCTGGCGCGAGCGATTGCGCCGGTCGTGCTCGCGCTGGATCCTGATGTCGTGGTCATCGGGGGCGGCGTGGCTCGCGCCGGCTCCCCCTTGACCGATGCGGTCTCGTCCGAGCTGAGTCAGCGGGTGCTCTCTGCACCGGCCGTCGAGGTTTCGTCGTTGGTCGAGGATGCGGTGGTGGCCGGCGCGGTTCGGCTTGCGCTGCAAGAGGTTTGGCGTCGGCGGATGGCCCTCTAG